The Branchiostoma floridae strain S238N-H82 chromosome 3, Bfl_VNyyK, whole genome shotgun sequence genomic sequence GTTGCCAGCAGTACGGCCTGACTGAACTACGTCGTATGTGATTTTCTATCCCGGTCAAAACTTtaagcatttacagtaatccgaACTACGTATTTTCAGCCACACTGCGACATAGTTGGACTACGACGTCTTACCCCACCAATTTGTATATCACCTTGACACATAACGTTATTGTATTCTCTCCCTGAATAAGCTACactgagaacaagataaagaccaaaaaaatccaaGCTCAACCGTTTCCATAGCCTTCTTGTCGAAGGCAATAACCGAAAACATACGCTTCTTGGCGGGGGTAAACATGTAAAATGAATTACCCAGATTTTATATGTTACTTACAAAAAGCAAGCGCAGATCCACTCAATTCTTCTGaattcttgtgtgttttacatACGGCTATGCAAAGAAAACTAAATTTACATACCCTTTTGCGTGGACCTGTTCAAGAATCAAACCACACAATCCATATAGAAGTCTGGATTGAAATGAGAAAGGGGGTTATAGAACCTCCTTGAAATGAGATACATTCACACTGGAGCCTAAGGGTGGATCCTAACACAATGTACCAACTCGTCCAACTCGTCCAACTCGTCCAACCACAAAAGTAGCCTTAGTCCCCGCTACTATGTCCTGTTAAGAGGGACATCACAAAAGGCACTCCTTCCAAGATAGCTACCCCCTACAAGACACAAAAGATATGGattctacatgtaattatctcgTCCCTGCCCTATAATTAGTGCGTCCTCGGATCattaaacatctgcttgaagaatacatgtataactttattTTATAAATCCCAGGATGGAGTTCTTAACATTTAGTGCATGtctacaatgttttcatttaaTAGACATTGAAGTTACACCTGTGGCTGTTCCGACAGGTTTGAAGCCTGGCTGTCActaaaaaacattaaaatctctcaacctaacatctgcttggggactGCATTCGAATTCCTGTTGTTCATGGCGAGAAAATGGCAGGTTTTGCTCGTTTCGGAAGAATGAATGTGAGAGTATATGTCAGATGAGATCTCTTGACGGACAAGGGGGAAATTCTTTGATTACTTCGATGGTTTTGAGGCCAGTGAAATGAGGGAATATGAAAGAAAGAGTGGACGCCTTTCGAGTTTTATTAGAATGGGTGAAAGGGGTACGAAGAAAGATAAGAGAGGGTGTTTGAAGTTACGTGAGAAGGTGAGGTAGAGAGAAAATGGAGAATAAGGGAGGGGGTAAGAGATGTGAAATTTGAAGTAGAGAGAACTTCAATGATAAGGAAGGGGGTAAAGTATAGGAGTTAGAGAATGTGTAGATTTATGAAGTAACAAGTTAGCATGGGGATAAGGTGAAGGTAAGCGACTTCGGCGCTATCCCCATAACTTaatcacatatgaaggatgatccaatgagtgcGCAGTGTGGATAGGAAACTTTTTGGCGTGAGAGCTCggagaagaactttattgcgcgacaattgtaacaggtacaacgTATGACAATATGaatatacatgggagttgaactataTACTATTGCAAATATCTAACAACTTATCTTATCTactctaatctaatctaatgtaacagtataaacaatctagttaatatcataaaagctaatacttcagatcattatgtcaatatagcattgtctcgtttttgcaaggagttgtaaatgaatttgcctacgtaggcagatatatgaacaggaaaTGATAATAACATATTGAAAAGTTGAATATTGAAGGacgcagtagtagtagtagtagtagtagcagcagtagtagtagtagtagtagtagcagtaatagtatcagtagtagtagttgtactagtagtagtagtagtagtagtaatagtagtaacTACCCACATGCCAACATTTAGAAGAAATTCATCCAAAAGATCTTGAGATATAGCTTCCGAAACactcaaacaaaaacacagacacagacaaacactgACCTACTTTACGGAGTACTTAGCCCTACTCCTGTCTGAGGTCACTGACCTCTTGAGTTTACAAAGGGGCAAGGACGTTGCGGTAAGGGTAACTTGAAGTGAGTTTTTGTAAAGGCGCGGTCACATAATTGGTGCGATCGTCctacgatcgctaacttggGGCATTTTTAGGACAGTGCATGTGTCCTCCAATGTTCAGCTGTGCTGCTGCACGAAACTCTCTTTTGGTAGTTGGATCCATGTGGGTGGTTGGCTCTGTTGCTGCTTGCTTAAAAATCCTATTAAAAATCCTATTATCAAAATCGAATGATCGAACGACCTACATGTGACCGCGCCTTAAGGGTATCGAAAACAGTAAGAAAAGATGGATTACAGCATGATTCCCTTAGATTAAATGTTACGCAATTAAACTTATGAATGAAGGTACATTAATTCTATAGGATACATTGAGAATACAATGGTGATATTTGTAGGATTCTCAGACGTACCAACTGGATGGTGGCGTGAGGGCCTCCTGTACGGGGTCGTCCAGGGAGAACCGCAACACCTCTTTGATAACGGACCGGTCCACGTCTGTCTCCTTGACGCGTCGGTTTGTCTCCGTGAACCGTCGGTCTACTGCCCTCGAGCGTTGGTCTACCGCCGTCGAGCGTCGGTCTACCGCCGTCGAGCGTCGGTCTACCGCCGTCGAGCGTCGTTTTGTACAGTGATGCTCTCAGAGTNNNNNNNNNNNNNNNNNNNNNNNNNNNNNNNNNNNNNNNNNNNNNNNNNNNNNNNNNNNNNNNNNNNNNNNNNNNNNNNNNNNNNNNNNNNNNNNNNNNNNNNNNNNNNNNNNNNNNNNNNNNNNNNNNNNNNNNNNNNNNNNNNNNNNNNNNNNNNNNNNNNNNNNNNNNNNNNNNNNNNNNNNNNNNNNNNNNNNNNNNNNNNNNNNNNNNNNNNNNNNNNNNNNNNNNNNNNNNNNNNNNNNNNNNNNNNNNNNNNNNNNNNNNNNNNNNNNNNNNNNNNNNNNNNNNNNNNNNNNNNNNNNNNNNNNNNNNNATCAAAATCGtatgacgatcgcacgacctatgtcaACGCGCCCTTTGTCAAAGATAACAGAAGGATAACAGGAATGACCTAAAAACAGGAGATGTTTGTTGTATGATTTGCAGAGAATAACTTATTCTAACTAAAGTTAAAGTTATTCTAAGTATGCGTTTGAACTAAAGAATGGCTACGGTCGTGGTGGGTAAAATCAAAACTACTTCGAACCAAAGTAGAAGCGGAAAACGCTACCTGTTTACCCTGACTGCCTGAGGACTGGGACTAACTAAGACTGATTCGGCGAACACGTGAAGAGACGTCACATGGTACCCGGTACCCGGCAGGGCCCAAAAGTACCCCCGAGATGCTTCATGGGGAcacgcaggggtcacgcccaagagtgccaaaaaacagcccgtcaactgcccggcagggctaatctccaagcagatccacggtggcgtaatatagtatcaaacccaccgccCATTTGACTCCCCTAGTctgctatactccttggccagctttgatactatcttatggcaccgtaggatctgcttggggacctaagcctaacggAGTGTGGGTGGCCCCCTGTTCTCTTTTCCTGACCTTTTTTTATGGTCGTCAAGACTCGTCATTCTATTTAGAACCGCCTTTCACACAACCCTCAACCTAGTCATCGCAACATCCTTTGAGCAGCCATTCAATTTAATAAGTAGTGAGACCAATCTTTCTTATTAACAAGATCTAACAAGGAGACGGTTCTCAACAAAACATTTGGAAGTGGAGGGCGTCAGTGCTGAATTTACCCAGACAGTACGTAGTAAAATCGTAGCAACAAATTAATTGTCATGTGCTCAAACATTTAAtaaaatataaataaacaaCTGTGGTCTATGGTTTTTTTATTCCGATCCAAATTCAACTACGCCGTGCTTCAGCCAACTACGACGTACTTTGGCGAGCTTCGCCGTAGTTCACACAACTGGCGCCAACTGCGAAATAGCTGGACTACACACTGTCTTACCCCATCAATTAGTACTACCTCACctttacacataacgttacatgtattctcCAAAAAATACACTGCACCGAGAACAAAATTTAAGTCACATTCCGGTGCAtcaccattttgaaaatcagaaGAACTCATTGAGGGTGGGGTTTTCGTCCGACGGTTTTATATAGAATCATCGGAGGAGACATCAGTACATGTTCTATAAAATAATAGCTTGCATACTTTGAATCTTTTCAAACCCTGTTCACAGCGACGGAAGACATCCTTCATTCTTTCACCTACAATCTGGACAGTAAATATGTTCCCACCTGTGACACAAAATTGGTGACAGTCTCAGAGATCTTCAAGGTTGCAGTGCTGACCACTATGGTTTTCTATTCCGGTCAAAACTCAAAGTTCTACGCCGTACTTCGGCCAACTACGCCGCACTTTGCCAAACTACGCCGTAGTTCACAGAACTGGATCCGATATGGCTTAACTTCCTGAAGTACGCCGAAGTTGCCGCCAGTGAAGTACGGCCTGACTCAACTACAATCTGGTCAGTAAATATGGTCCTACCTGTGACGCAAAATTGTTGACAGCGTCAGAGATCTTCAAACTTGCAACGCTGACCTGTAGATGCCATTTAACCTTTTCCGGCTGTCCTTCACTAACTGACTTGAGGCAAAATGTCCAAGGTCAGTGAGAAACGAAGATACTCATTGCGTAAGTCAGGATCTAACTTGCATAATGCATCGTTTTCCATGAACTCtcatacatgtgacatttgtagctgagaagggAGGACTATATCGTTAGGTAATTTATTTGTACACATACATTACTGATTTGCACAATTGACGAGGAATATTATAATTCTATACTGGTACATGGCCAGAATTCGATACTTGCGTCATTCAACGTGTCCTTCACTAATTGACTTGAGGCAAAATGTCCAAGGTCCGTGGGAAACGTAGATACTCCTTGTGCAAATCAGGATCTAACTTAAATAATGCATCGTTTTCCATGATGTATTATATATCCTTAGATATTACTTAGTCACATGTATAAGGAACTCACTGCCACAACACATCAACACAGCCAGAACGCTGGCGACTTTCAAGAACCTTTATGCGCttaacattgatatgcaaattcaatcctgattttaaatttgatttctttttgttatgtttcctgtgttATGTCACGTTAAGGCTAAACTTTTGGTTCACTCGTTTGGCAGTATTATTTTATGCTATCTATGTTAAGTCTGactttgtacaatctttatgtttatgttacctaagtaatttggtttcatagaacgttatgtatgattatgttattgaagttgATTTGGTTCTGTTGAacttaatgtatgatttatgttcGGGGTTATCCCcccagggggctttgaaaaacgccgtcaGGCGACATGCtttaccctggttaaataaagaataaacaaacaaacaaacaaacaaacaaacatacacgaGACTCTCATTACGGCGTAGTTCAGTCAGGCCGTACTTCAGCTAACTACGGCGTACTTCAGGAAGGCCAGTTGTGTGAACTACGGCGTAGTTCGCCATAGCGATTTCGTCAGGCTAGGATTATTATGACGTAGTTGACTGAGACCGTACGTCAGGCAACTACGACGTACTTTTACAAAGCACTTTTCATCTAACAGATGCCTATTCTATATGCCTAAGGCTAAACACGAGACGCGTGACTAAAAGGTAAAGCTAGGGACATAAGCCGCCGTAAGtgaaatttgtccgtacgttttttggggaggccacgtccgccacgtatttctgaaaacgtggggaacaaCTGGCAAGAGAAGGGAgagagtacgtcaacgcacggcacacaaagttttgcctgcacgtaaagttctacggctcGTCTGCGTGGtccaaaatctgtcggattccctacgagttcgtacggagggggttcttaccacttacggatcccaaaagatagcccacgttttggcacgtagacagcacgtatttgcaagtacggtgggttgtgcccttagcttaataaAGGTCAGGGTATAGGGAAACACGGCATAAGAAGCTAATTCTTCCTGATGTAAGACCAGAAGCTGCAACATTGCAACCGTTTACTTACTCACAGATATTCCGGCaagaatataacgttaatcgAAGCTCCACGGATGCATAAACTaacaaaaaaggacaaaaacgCACCTGATGTGTCTATCGTGAGTTGCAATCGCTCTAGGCCTTTTTCTTGTCTGATCTCCCAGCGACAACGTAACAGAAAGATCGGCTTTTATATGACCGTAATTAAacaattaattgatataattGGACATAATTGATGAAATGTAAATGTGGTACCTCACTGTAGTTGGggtactggtgcggcactgcgggttttGGGAACACAGATCGACGTACCttcacggaacctagaggtgcccccAAGGTAACCAAGAGGTGTCGCTAACGAACCCCGATGTGCCGGTCGCAAAACGTTTtttaaagtgaagaaaaaaaacgcaagtggcaagatgtcCCCACAGTGACGCCACCATGCCGCCGAGTATCACAAGGAAATATCctttcatattttgtaattctctttttggtgcattttcatcttttacagtgatttttcatcaattgacaacgctgcgataTCAAATAACCTGTTCAtgtagtctagaaacgcaacagtgtcGCATGTCAGTGTGAGCCTAATGCAAGGTAAAATCGGCGAAAATGACACAACGGTGCCAcattgaacgaaccccgcagtgcctcacTTGTACcccaagttcagtgagataccaccttaagttgTACCGTATGTAAACAGTATCACATCGTACTTGGAAGCAGGTCATGTGGCTaagataaattatgattcaTATAAACCAACAGTGGACTAGCTGGAGAGTGTAGTCAGTTTAAGCCAGATTTGAACTATAATAGAATAAGCGCATCTGTGTTACGTAGGTAGATTCAACGACCGATCAACAGGAGAGAGCGCGTCATTTGAATCAACCCTCTCTGAACCTAGCTAATAGCGCTCCTAGCGATTGGTCCGACAGTTGCAGCCCCCAGAACTCGGGGAAGATCGAGGCCATTCACCCCTaattccaagcagatcctacggtagcatcaGGAGCTGACATATGGGTGTAGCCGCCCTAGGAGTGTTCATTGGTTTCCGGTAGCCAATGAACACTCATAGGGCGCCTACATCcatttgccagcttttgattctatcttatgctaccataggatctgcttatTAGCCACAAACACAGATCAGACACAGATATTCTCCGTATCTTAAATAATTCTCAGCTTTGCCGCATGGTATAACCCAATACGTAAAAACATTAGTGCGAAAAAATACGTCTATCTGTAGACGTATCATTGATCgttgactgtatattgtgcaGTTTCCAAGGCTAGCTAGCCCTTAACAATAGTCTTCGGTTAGTTGGGCAACCTTGACTGTAATTCTTGTTTATATAACGTTAGccgaataaataaaataaaatcaacgaGATATCCAACCATTGGAGGGACGAAAAGGTCACTAAAGACCAGGTTCCTTGAATATAAGCGCCCAACTTCAACACATTCATAAATGTCACAACATGATATCGATCAAGGACATAGAGAGGTGAGTTTGCTGAACACTCTGTCACATTGGAAAATGGTAAGTGTGGCTCGTGATGTGACTCATCTTACACTTCCGCTACACGAAATTGTTCTTGCTCTGTTATTTACTTTCACACTTATAATTATTAGTATTATTCTAAACCTAAACCACAAACCACTGGCGGCAAAAAATCTGGGTTATTCTTCTAGTCGTGATCATTCCCTTTTGTGTAAAAGAAATAGTACAAGAGCTCCGGCTCATCCACTTACCCCCTACTCTTGTTATGGTACGGTCCAACGACCTACAGAACTCTTCTCGAACTTTCGTCACAACTCGGGGACAGAGAGGCAAGCAGaaccaatcaaaaagcttgttTTACAAGGCCGCCGATCAAGCCACCAAAATaaccaatcaaaaagcttgttACAGGAGACCACCGGCCCAGCCACCGAAAGGACCAATGAAAAAGTTGTTTAGGAAGGCCGTCGGCCTAGCCACCGAAAggaccaatcagagagcttGTTTGAGCGGCCAGCTGGCGGAACGACCGACAGGTTCATTGAAACAACCTGTTTGAAAAGACCGCCTCAGGGAACGTCCGATAGGGCGGGCGCAACCGGAGAAGTATTTAAAGGGCCGCGGACCGAAGAATCAACACTGAGAAGGCGGAAGAAAGAGCCCGAGGGACTAGCAGAACAGACTGACCATGCCGAGCTACAAACTGACGTACTTTGACGGCCGTGGCCGCGCGGAGACCTGCAGACTGCTGCTGGCTGCAGGCGGGATTGAGTACGAGGACAACCGGCTACCTCAGGAGCAGTGGCCCGCATTCCAGCCGAGTAAGCTTGTCTTAATTAACTATCATTCTATTCATGTAACAGGGACAAAGTTTTAACGCATTCGAGTTACGTACGTTCAAATGATTTACTTCTTTTAAATGGTGCACGTGAGAACCTAACTTTGGAGTATATTAAGCATAGTATAATGATAGTAGGCTTTTAAGGTTCTTTTTAATGAAAGACGAGTCTTAAAAACATGCCTTAGTTAGAATTACTTAAGAGTAAGTTTTTCACACCTGTAGCCTCCTTTTACCTACAACTTGTCTTACATTATGACGTACTCCATTTACATCTAAAAATCTAATAGCTAATTAGTTCTTCTTATCTACTAGCATTTTCACTGAGGTTTAAACAGATTTGATTCCTATAAATAAACATTCGTtacagaaaaatgctaacaaaaatgtaagcaatgtattctaccaacgcagatgaactttcatgctaaaacgTTTGTTACGTTGTTGATGCAGTCCGTGTATTCCTCAAAGAAAACCAAAGTTAGtctgtacatatatacccaAAGTATTTCCTATTTGTGTTTCAAAAACACCACAACAGTCACTAATTCAATTCCACGTCTACACGGGAGTTTATATTCTAACAATAGTTCAAAGCTTGACGAGGTCAGAACTTGAATGGCAGCTTCTAATCTAATTCGCAGTCAAAAGAGCGTTTACCTGCACGCTACACTAGCGAAACTAAAAGACAAGCTTAAGCCTTGATCAGAATCTGGGCGGGGTTTACTTACCTGAGTTTATAGGTATACttcggcactgcggggttcgtaagATTACACAACgattttcagagataaaaaactaatttccttacgttttgtgtattttgttgtcttctaaatcatacttttacgtattacgcaatatttaaatcacaatatcaaaattggcgaaaataacacagcattgccgcaatgaacgaacccctcagtgccgcaccagtaccccaagtgcagtgagatatcaccttaagCGGTCATCTCACTGAAGGTGCGACACGGCGGCGTTGCTGAGGTCGGGCGATTCGATAGAGCGCTCAATCGATTTCATCGATGATATACTTTGTTTGATAAGTTGTCAGTTTAGTCATACTTGTGAGGTTTGCATGCCATTCCAATTATAAAGTCAAGTGTAAgacaaattcaatttagaacACAGCTACGTATACCgcagtacagtgagatacccaTTAAAACTAAGACATGTAACATCTTTGTGGACCCTCAAAGCACTAGATTGAACCtttatttgtgttgttttgtgtctCTTTCAGAAACGCCGTTCGGACAGTTGCCCGTTATGGAAGTGGACGGAACGGTGCTCGGTCAGACTAACAGCATCGCGCGTTATGTCGCCAAACTGGCAGGTACGGGACTGGGGACTTGGGAGGAGACTATTTACTTTTTATGACTAGTGATGACTAGTATTGTTGGGTCTGTGCATCAGTgcttgtgtatatgtgtgcattTCTCTCCCCTCTTTGtcttctgtgtctgtgtgtgcggtgtgtgtgtgtgtgtgtgtgtgtgtgtgtgtgtgtgtgtgtatgtgtgtttgtgtgtgtttgtgtgtgtgtgtgtgtgtgtttgtgtgtgtgtgtgtgtgtgtgtgtgtgtgtgtggtgtgcgtgtgtatgtgtgtgtttgtgtgtgtgtgtgtgtgtgtgtgtgtgtgtggtgtgcgtgcgtgtgtgtgtgtgtgtgtgtgtgtgtgtgtgtgtgtgtgtgtgtgtgtgtgtgtgtttgcatttgTGTGGCAGTGTTTGTGTccgcgtatgtgtgtgtgtgtgcttgcgaatgtgtgtgcgtatgtctCTGTTGGCTTGTGTCTGGGTGTATGCGCAAGAGTCTATTTCTTGCAATGTTCAAAATTGCCATAATGCCGCGTTGTGCCCTTCTACCCCTGTGTTTCTTTAAATCGTTACATACTCAATCGTTTTACCACCCAGGATTGACAGGGAAGACCGCCCTGGACCAGGCTAAGGTGGACATGATCATGGAGGGCGCCGTGCCTCTGTTCCAGAAGGCAGGGGATGTCGTGATGGGTGAAGGGGACGAGGCGAAAAAGGTAAAAGCggaatctcactgcacttggggcaccgttgcggcactgtggggttcgttctcTACGGCACTGTTTTGTCCTTTTCGCGATTTTTGACAATTAAGATATTGCGTTATACGTAAatgcatgacttagaagacagcaaaatacacaaaaagaaagaaaattcgttctctgagtgaaattcgttgagtcatctacgagccccgcagtgccgcaccggtgccccaagtccAGTGAGAGTCTACCCTAAGAAATCCCGACCTGGGCTTTACTAAGAGCTTCTTGGGTAACACTTTTTTCAAAGGCGACTACcaagttacaaaaaaaatggcTTAATTTGAGGAATTGTAAGTTGGCAATAAAAATCTGAACagcaaattgagatatttcaatctgaAGAGGATGTATTCTTTCACCTTTGTggcaaatttcatgtcatttgatCAAACCAATGGGGTCATTTTTTTAGGTACCCTCGTATTCAACCCGATTGTTTATTTTTACAGGCAGAG encodes the following:
- the LOC118410782 gene encoding hematopoietic prostaglandin D synthase-like yields the protein MPSYKLTYFDGRGRAETCRLLLAAGGIEYEDNRLPQEQWPAFQPKTPFGQLPVMEVDGTVLGQTNSIARYVAKLAGLTGKTALDQAKVDMIMEGAVPLFQKAGDVVMGEGDEAKKAEKKKDFEENFAPKFFADMEKLAGDKGYFVSNQLTSADIAFYGNYESIKDFVTLPSFDKYPKLKKVVASVQANPGIAKWLKERPQTAW